A genomic region of Brevibacillus sp. JNUCC-41 contains the following coding sequences:
- the gltX gene encoding glutamate--tRNA ligase has product MSSDIRVRYAPSPTGHLHIGNARTALFNYLYARNKGGKFIIRIEDTDQKRNIEGGEESQLKYLKWLGMDWDEGVDVGGEFGPYRQSERNDLYQELYQELLDKGLAYKCYCTEEELEAEREGQVERNETPKYSGKCKHLTEEEQAELVAQGRKPSIRFAVPAGKVLTFNDMVKDEVSFEADGFGDFVIVKKDGIPTYNFAVAVDDHLMKISHVLRGDDHISNTPKQLMIYEAFGWEPPVFGHMTLIVNESRKKLSKRDESIIQFIEQYEELGYVPEALFNFITLLGWSPVGEEEIFTKEEFINLFDADRLSKSPALFDKQKLTWMNNQYVKQLDGNRAVELSMPHLIKAGKVSETLTAEEEEWVHGLVSLFQEQMSYGAEIVELSELFFKDEVVFEEDAKEVLAEEQVPEVMKAFLQEIDGLEEFNADDIKKSIKAVQKSTGHKGKKLFMPIRAAVTGQTHGPDLPKAISLLGKEKIKQRIQSILY; this is encoded by the coding sequence ATGAGCAGCGATATTCGAGTTCGCTATGCACCGAGTCCGACTGGACATTTACATATTGGTAATGCACGGACTGCTTTATTTAATTATTTATACGCACGAAATAAAGGCGGGAAATTCATCATCCGAATTGAAGATACCGACCAAAAGAGAAATATTGAGGGCGGAGAGGAAAGTCAGCTTAAATATTTGAAATGGCTTGGTATGGATTGGGATGAAGGTGTTGATGTTGGCGGTGAATTCGGACCATATCGTCAATCCGAAAGGAACGACCTTTATCAGGAATTGTATCAAGAGCTTTTAGATAAGGGTTTGGCATATAAATGCTATTGTACGGAAGAAGAGCTTGAGGCAGAACGTGAAGGACAGGTCGAGCGGAATGAAACGCCAAAATATTCAGGGAAGTGCAAGCATTTAACTGAAGAAGAGCAAGCGGAACTAGTGGCCCAAGGAAGAAAACCGAGCATTCGCTTTGCTGTTCCAGCAGGGAAGGTCCTTACTTTCAATGATATGGTTAAGGACGAGGTTTCGTTTGAAGCGGATGGCTTTGGTGATTTTGTCATCGTTAAAAAAGATGGCATTCCAACCTACAACTTTGCAGTGGCCGTCGATGATCACTTGATGAAGATTTCCCATGTCCTTCGCGGTGATGATCATATCTCCAATACCCCAAAACAACTGATGATTTATGAAGCTTTCGGCTGGGAACCGCCGGTATTCGGACATATGACGCTGATTGTAAACGAAAGCAGGAAGAAACTGAGTAAACGTGATGAGTCCATCATTCAATTCATTGAGCAATATGAAGAGCTTGGTTATGTACCTGAAGCTTTATTCAATTTCATTACATTACTAGGATGGTCTCCGGTCGGGGAAGAAGAGATTTTCACGAAGGAAGAATTTATTAATCTTTTCGATGCTGATCGGCTGTCTAAGTCACCTGCGCTTTTTGATAAACAAAAGCTTACATGGATGAATAACCAATATGTGAAGCAACTGGACGGAAATCGTGCAGTGGAATTGTCAATGCCTCACTTAATTAAAGCCGGGAAGGTTTCAGAGACACTGACCGCTGAAGAAGAAGAGTGGGTACATGGACTAGTTTCCCTTTTTCAAGAGCAGATGAGCTATGGAGCGGAAATAGTCGAGCTATCTGAACTGTTTTTCAAGGATGAGGTCGTGTTCGAGGAAGATGCCAAGGAAGTACTGGCTGAAGAACAGGTGCCGGAAGTCATGAAAGCTTTCCTTCAGGAGATCGATGGCCTTGAAGAATTTAACGCAGACGACATCAAGAAGTCGATTAAAGCCGTACAAAAAAGCACAGGCCATAAAGGGAAAAAATTATTCATGCCGATAAGGGCGGCCGTCACGGGTCAAACACATGGTCCTGACTTGCCTAAGGCGATTTCATTACTCGGCAAGGAAAAAATTAAACAGCGTATTCAGAGTATTTTATATTAA
- the radA gene encoding DNA repair protein RadA, with product MAVKKKTKFMCQSCGYESPKWMGKCPGCGEWNKMVEETEIVKPARKGAFTNSEVRGSGEREKAAPITTIQSEKEPRIKTDLMELNRALGGGIVQGSLVLIGGDPGIGKSTLLLQVSSQLAHKQKKVLYISGEESVKQTKLRADRLGTMSENLFVYAETDMDYIQQAITDVKPDLVIIDSIQTVYHSEVTSAPGSVSQVRECTASLMRIAKTNGIAIFIVGHVTKEGAIAGPRLLEHMVDTVLYFEGERHHTYRIIRAVKNRFGSTNEMGIFEMKEHGLEEVANPSEIFLEERSQGASGSTVVASMEGTRPVLVEIQALISPTSFGNPRRMATGIDHNRVSLLMAVLEKRVGLLLQNQDAYLKVAGGVKLDEPAIDLAVAISIASSFRDKPTNPADCIIGEVGLTGEVRRVSRIEQRVQEAAKLGFERVIIPANNIGGWTAPKGIKIVGVSSVSEALKQSLGG from the coding sequence ATGGCTGTAAAGAAGAAAACAAAATTTATGTGTCAGTCTTGTGGATACGAGTCACCGAAATGGATGGGGAAATGCCCAGGATGCGGTGAATGGAACAAAATGGTCGAGGAAACCGAAATCGTTAAACCTGCTAGAAAAGGCGCCTTTACCAATTCAGAGGTTAGAGGTTCCGGGGAACGGGAGAAGGCAGCTCCGATAACGACTATTCAATCAGAAAAAGAACCCCGGATTAAGACGGATTTAATGGAATTGAATCGTGCTCTTGGGGGCGGGATCGTACAGGGATCACTTGTATTGATCGGAGGAGACCCTGGTATCGGTAAGTCCACCCTGCTTTTACAAGTATCATCGCAATTGGCGCATAAACAGAAAAAAGTGCTTTATATTTCAGGTGAAGAATCAGTCAAGCAGACTAAATTGAGAGCGGATCGGCTTGGGACCATGTCGGAGAATCTATTCGTTTATGCTGAAACCGATATGGATTATATTCAACAGGCAATTACGGATGTAAAACCGGATTTGGTCATTATTGACTCCATTCAAACGGTATATCATTCGGAGGTTACATCCGCCCCGGGAAGCGTTTCACAAGTGAGGGAGTGCACAGCCTCACTCATGCGCATTGCTAAAACGAACGGAATCGCGATTTTTATCGTCGGACACGTTACAAAGGAAGGGGCCATCGCGGGGCCACGGCTGCTTGAGCACATGGTTGATACTGTATTATATTTTGAAGGTGAAAGACACCATACATATCGAATTATACGTGCGGTTAAAAATCGCTTTGGTTCGACGAATGAGATGGGTATTTTTGAAATGAAAGAACATGGGTTGGAAGAGGTCGCGAATCCATCGGAAATATTCCTTGAAGAACGGTCGCAAGGAGCCTCGGGTTCCACAGTCGTCGCATCCATGGAGGGAACAAGGCCGGTGCTAGTTGAAATTCAAGCATTGATTTCTCCTACGAGTTTTGGCAATCCGAGGCGAATGGCCACGGGAATCGACCACAATCGAGTTTCGCTTTTAATGGCTGTTCTGGAAAAGAGAGTGGGCTTGCTGCTCCAAAACCAAGATGCGTATTTAAAGGTTGCCGGTGGTGTCAAGCTGGATGAACCTGCAATTGATCTCGCTGTCGCAATAAGCATTGCTTCAAGCTTCCGTGATAAACCAACAAACCCTGCTGATTGCATCATTGGTGAAGTGGGGCTGACTGGTGAGGTGAGAAGGGTGTCAAGAATTGAACAAAGGGTGCAGGAAGCAGCAAAATTAGGGTTTGAGCGAGTTATCATACCGGCTAATAATATAGGGGGATGGACCGCGCCGAAAGGTATTAAGATCGTTGGTGTTTCATCGGTTTCGGAGGCTCTTAAACAATCGTTAGGGGGTTAA
- a CDS encoding UvrB/UvrC motif-containing protein: MICQECHQRPATLHFTKIINGKKTEVMICEKCAQEKGEMFMDAGGPGFSINNLLAGLLNMESNIQQTKANAFPKTEERRCPHCHRSYKEFVHIGKFGCAECYKTFNEQLNPILKRVHSGNTAHIGKIPKRIGGSIYLRKQILDLKEVLKVHIDQEEFEKAAEVRDKVRSLEKRYEAQEGGEEL, translated from the coding sequence TTGATTTGCCAAGAATGTCATCAAAGGCCTGCTACCCTGCACTTCACCAAAATCATCAATGGAAAAAAGACAGAAGTCATGATTTGTGAGAAATGTGCCCAAGAAAAAGGTGAAATGTTTATGGATGCAGGTGGACCTGGTTTTTCAATAAATAATTTATTAGCAGGATTGTTGAATATGGAGTCGAATATTCAACAGACAAAGGCAAATGCATTTCCCAAAACGGAAGAGAGGCGTTGCCCGCATTGTCATCGATCTTATAAAGAGTTTGTCCATATTGGTAAGTTTGGCTGTGCCGAATGTTATAAAACGTTCAATGAACAGTTAAATCCCATTTTAAAGAGGGTTCACAGCGGCAATACAGCACATATAGGGAAAATTCCAAAAAGGATTGGTGGCAGCATATATCTTCGAAAGCAAATTTTGGATTTAAAAGAAGTTTTAAAGGTCCACATTGATCAAGAGGAGTTTGAGAAAGCGGCAGAGGTAAGAGATAAGGTTCGTTCCCTTGAAAAAAGGTATGAAGCGCAAGAGGGAGGCGAGGAATTATGA
- a CDS encoding PIN/TRAM domain-containing protein yields the protein MLKRIIQACFLIVGGTLGMLLIPELLIVLHADDIALINNPYVSVLLGAIIFYLITFWAVDHVIYFMKWLEEQLVKIPITDIIFGSVGLLVGLLAAFLVGSAFSAIKFPFFNTVVPIILTLLFGYLGFQVGFKKRDELLSLFTKSNKKKNTDGEASEDDEEGYSKRLKILDTSVIIDGRIADICQTGFLEGTIVIPQFVLNELQHIADSSDALKRNRGRRGLDILNRIQKDLPIKVEMYEGDFEDIQEVDSKLVKLAKISGGMVVTNDFNLNKVCEFQNVAVLNINDLANAVKPVVLPGEEMNVQVIKDGKEQNQGIAYLDDGTMIVVEGGRDHIGKRIDVLVTSVLQTSAGRMIFAKPKLLEKAL from the coding sequence ATGTTAAAACGCATTATACAAGCATGCTTCTTAATAGTCGGCGGAACACTTGGTATGTTACTTATTCCAGAATTATTAATTGTTTTACATGCAGATGATATTGCTTTAATAAACAATCCTTATGTAAGTGTACTGTTGGGTGCCATTATCTTTTATCTTATAACTTTTTGGGCAGTAGATCATGTGATCTATTTTATGAAGTGGCTGGAGGAACAGCTTGTAAAGATACCAATTACGGATATTATCTTTGGCAGCGTCGGTCTTTTAGTGGGACTGCTTGCGGCGTTCTTGGTTGGCTCCGCCTTCAGTGCCATCAAGTTTCCGTTTTTTAATACAGTGGTTCCCATCATCCTTACGCTTTTATTTGGTTATCTTGGTTTTCAAGTTGGCTTTAAAAAGCGTGATGAGCTATTGAGTTTATTCACGAAAAGCAATAAGAAAAAGAACACTGATGGTGAAGCGAGCGAAGACGATGAAGAGGGGTATAGCAAGCGGCTGAAGATTCTCGATACAAGCGTCATCATTGATGGCAGAATTGCGGATATTTGTCAGACAGGCTTTCTCGAGGGTACCATAGTCATTCCTCAATTCGTTTTAAACGAACTGCAGCACATTGCCGATTCATCCGATGCTTTGAAAAGGAATCGTGGAAGACGTGGTTTGGATATCTTGAATCGCATTCAAAAAGACCTGCCGATTAAAGTGGAGATGTACGAGGGGGATTTTGAAGACATTCAGGAAGTGGACAGTAAACTAGTGAAACTTGCCAAAATATCGGGCGGAATGGTCGTTACCAATGATTTCAACTTGAACAAAGTATGCGAGTTTCAAAATGTGGCGGTCCTTAATATCAATGACCTTGCCAATGCCGTAAAACCTGTTGTTCTTCCTGGGGAAGAGATGAATGTTCAGGTCATCAAGGACGGGAAAGAGCAGAATCAGGGCATCGCTTATTTGGATGATGGCACCATGATCGTTGTCGAGGGCGGCCGTGACCATATCGGGAAACGCATCGATGTACTTGTCACAAGTGTATTGCAAACTTCGGCAGGCCGTATGATATTCGCTAAACCGAAACTATTAGAAAAAGCATTATAA
- the ispF gene encoding 2-C-methyl-D-erythritol 2,4-cyclodiphosphate synthase — MFRIGQGYDVHQLVEGRPLIIGGITIPYEKGLLGHSDADVLLHTVADACLGAIGAGDIGKHFPDTDPEFKDADSAKLLQYIWAIVKKEGYSLGNADCTIIAQSPKMAPYIEEMRGRIAELLDASIDRINVKATTTEKLGFTGRSEGIAAQAVVLLVKSN; from the coding sequence ATGTTTAGAATAGGACAAGGATATGACGTTCATCAGCTTGTGGAGGGGAGACCTTTGATTATTGGCGGGATTACGATTCCGTATGAGAAAGGCTTGCTAGGTCATTCGGATGCGGATGTCCTTCTGCATACAGTTGCTGATGCCTGTTTGGGGGCAATTGGTGCAGGGGATATCGGTAAGCATTTTCCGGATACCGATCCTGAATTTAAAGATGCCGATTCGGCAAAACTGCTGCAGTATATTTGGGCGATCGTAAAAAAAGAAGGATATTCCCTAGGCAATGCGGACTGTACAATCATTGCACAAAGCCCGAAAATGGCACCGTATATTGAGGAAATGCGCGGCAGGATTGCTGAACTTTTAGATGCGTCGATAGACAGAATTAATGTAAAGGCGACCACTACCGAGAAACTTGGTTTTACAGGCAGGAGCGAAGGGATCGCGGCACAGGCTGTGGTTTTATTGGTTAAATCAAACTAA
- a CDS encoding protein arginine kinase has product MSLEKFVENALSSWMSAEGPEIDIVLSSRIRLARNFKDFTFPTSFSNEEAKKIIELVKKRIEEEVTPEIGKLELLEIDQLQPLEKRVLVEKHLISPHLVEDSAKSACLLSENEEISIMINEEDHLRIQCLMSGLQLKETLKIANVLDDWIEESIDYAYDEERGYLTSCPTNVGTGLRASVMMHLPGLVLTQQMNNIIPAINQLGLVVRGIYGEGSQALGNIFQISNQITLGKSERDIVEDLTSVVQQIIAQERSARDALARTSHIQLEDRIFRSYGILSNARIIETKEAATCISDVRLGIDLGYIKNISKSILNELMILTQPGFLQKYAGGPLRPHERDIRRAALIRERLNFTESSSS; this is encoded by the coding sequence ATGAGCTTGGAAAAGTTTGTAGAAAACGCCCTGAGTTCCTGGATGAGTGCCGAAGGGCCGGAAATCGATATTGTATTGAGTTCGCGGATTCGGCTGGCCAGGAATTTTAAAGACTTTACCTTCCCAACCTCCTTTTCTAACGAAGAAGCTAAAAAAATCATTGAATTGGTCAAAAAAAGGATCGAAGAAGAAGTAACCCCGGAGATTGGAAAACTGGAACTTTTAGAAATCGACCAATTACAGCCACTTGAAAAGCGCGTTCTCGTTGAAAAGCATTTAATAAGTCCCCATTTAGTTGAAGATTCAGCGAAAAGCGCATGTCTCCTTTCGGAAAATGAAGAAATAAGTATCATGATAAACGAAGAGGATCATCTCCGTATTCAATGTTTAATGTCGGGGCTGCAGCTAAAGGAAACATTAAAGATTGCAAATGTTCTTGACGATTGGATTGAAGAATCCATAGACTATGCATATGATGAGGAAAGAGGATACCTAACAAGTTGTCCGACTAATGTGGGAACAGGGTTAAGGGCTTCAGTCATGATGCATCTGCCAGGCCTTGTCCTTACACAGCAGATGAATAATATCATACCGGCTATCAACCAATTGGGGTTGGTGGTTCGAGGGATTTATGGAGAGGGCAGTCAAGCCTTGGGGAATATTTTTCAAATCTCCAATCAAATTACTCTTGGAAAGTCGGAAAGGGATATCGTTGAAGATCTAACAAGTGTAGTGCAACAAATCATAGCCCAGGAACGGTCAGCGAGGGATGCATTAGCGAGGACTTCCCACATACAATTAGAAGATAGAATTTTCCGTTCATATGGGATTTTGTCCAATGCCCGCATCATCGAGACCAAGGAAGCAGCTACCTGTATCTCCGATGTTAGATTAGGGATAGATCTTGGGTATATAAAGAATATTTCTAAAAGCATTCTAAATGAGCTGATGATTTTGACGCAGCCGGGATTTTTACAAAAGTACGCAGGTGGCCCTTTAAGACCCCATGAAAGGGATATCCGTAGAGCAGCACTCATTCGGGAACGCTTGAATTTTACGGAATCTTCCTCCTCATAG
- a CDS encoding CtsR family transcriptional regulator, producing MRNISDVIETYLKQVLEISQKDILEIKRSEIADKFQCVPSQINYVINTRFTIERGYVVESKRGGGGYIRIMKVESQDSVQLINQLLSLIGSRVTQSMAEGVISRLMNEDVINEREAKIMMSVIDRSVIYIDLPDRDELRARILTAMLTTLKYK from the coding sequence GTGAGAAACATATCTGATGTTATCGAAACTTATTTGAAGCAAGTACTTGAAATAAGTCAAAAAGATATCTTAGAGATTAAAAGAAGTGAAATAGCAGATAAATTTCAGTGTGTTCCTTCTCAAATCAATTACGTAATCAATACCAGGTTTACCATCGAGAGAGGTTATGTTGTGGAGAGTAAGCGTGGTGGCGGCGGTTATATACGCATCATGAAAGTCGAATCACAGGATTCCGTGCAACTTATCAACCAATTATTATCGCTTATTGGTTCAAGGGTAACCCAATCGATGGCTGAAGGAGTAATTTCAAGGCTGATGAATGAAGACGTCATTAATGAAAGAGAAGCAAAGATAATGATGAGTGTCATAGATAGATCGGTGATTTATATCGACCTACCTGACCGCGATGAGCTTAGGGCAAGAATTTTAACTGCGATGCTTACGACTTTAAAATATAAATGA
- the ispD gene encoding 2-C-methyl-D-erythritol 4-phosphate cytidylyltransferase — MFYEVVIPAAGQGKRMKAGKNKLFIELSGIPIIVYTLRVFEEDPDCRGIILSINPTEKDYFSQLIAAYGLKKVKKLVVGGKERQQSVYNGLQHAGEEIVLVHDGARPFINVGQISELTTAASLHGGAVIAVPVKDTIKKASNNKVVETVERSSLWAVQTPQAFRVSILKSAYEQAEAEAFLGTDDASLLERINEQVVIIEGNYDNIKITTQEDLYFAEAILHKQHGKR, encoded by the coding sequence ATGTTTTATGAAGTAGTGATACCTGCAGCTGGACAAGGCAAAAGAATGAAGGCGGGCAAGAATAAACTTTTTATTGAACTATCGGGTATCCCGATTATTGTTTATACACTGCGTGTCTTCGAAGAAGATCCTGACTGTCGGGGAATCATCCTTTCGATAAACCCGACAGAAAAGGATTATTTCAGTCAATTGATTGCAGCATATGGGCTTAAAAAGGTCAAGAAACTGGTCGTGGGTGGCAAGGAGCGCCAACAAAGCGTTTATAATGGACTGCAACATGCAGGAGAAGAAATCGTCCTGGTCCACGACGGTGCCCGCCCTTTTATCAATGTTGGGCAAATCAGTGAATTGACTACTGCCGCCTCCCTTCATGGAGGTGCCGTAATTGCAGTGCCCGTTAAGGATACGATTAAAAAAGCGTCAAACAATAAGGTAGTGGAAACAGTGGAACGATCAAGCTTGTGGGCGGTACAAACTCCACAAGCTTTTCGTGTATCCATATTGAAAAGTGCGTATGAACAGGCTGAAGCTGAAGCATTTTTAGGGACGGATGATGCAAGTTTGCTAGAGCGGATCAATGAACAGGTAGTTATTATTGAGGGCAATTATGATAATATTAAAATTACGACTCAGGAAGACCTTTATTTTGCAGAAGCGATTTTACATAAACAACATGGAAAACGATGA
- the clpC gene encoding ATP-dependent protease ATP-binding subunit ClpC — MMFGRFTERAQKVLALAQEEAIRLGHNNIGTEHILLGLVREGDGIAAKALYALGLGPDKIQKEVENLIGRGQDTAQTIHYTPRAKKVIELSMDEARKLGHSYVGTEHVLLGLIREGEGVAARVLNNLGVSLNKARQQVLQLLGSNESGGHQGSAASNASTPTLDGLARDLTAIAREGSLDPVIGRSKEIQRVIEVLSRRTKNNPVLIGEPGVGKTAIAEGLAQQIINNEVPEILRDKRVMTLDMGTVVAGTKYRGEFEDRLKKVMDEIRQAGNIILFIDELHTLIGAGGAEGAIDASNILKPSLARGELQCIGATTLDEYRKYIEKDAALERRFQPIQVDEPTIEESIQILKGLRDRYEAHHRVSITDEAIDAAVKLSDRYISDRFLPDKAIDLIDEAGSKVRLRSYTTPPNLKELEVKLDDVRKEKDASVQSQEFEKAASLRDTEQRLREQLEETKKTWKEKQGQENSEVTVDDIAHVVSSWTGVPVTKLAQTESDKLLNMESILHDRVIGQEEAVIAVSKAVRRARAGLKDPKRPIGSFIFLGPTGVGKTELARALAESIFGDEDAMIRIDMSEYMEKHSTSRLVGSPPGYVGYEEGGQLTEKVRRKPYSVVLLDEIEKAHPDVFNILLQVLEDGRLTDSKGRTVDFRNTILIMTSNVGASALKTDKYVGFNIQDTGQDYKNMKGKVMEELKRAFRPEFLNRIDETIVFHSLEKDHLKQIVTLMSNQLTTRLKEQEIYLELTDAARDKIATEGFDPEYGARPIRRALQKHVEDYLSEELLKGNVKKGQTVVMDVVNNEFAIRQGEPVNVSE; from the coding sequence ATGATGTTTGGTCGTTTTACTGAAAGAGCCCAGAAAGTATTAGCATTAGCCCAAGAAGAGGCAATCCGTTTAGGTCATAATAATATTGGCACGGAACATATTTTACTGGGCCTTGTCCGAGAAGGTGATGGTATTGCTGCCAAAGCGTTATATGCTCTTGGATTGGGTCCGGATAAGATTCAGAAAGAAGTGGAAAATTTAATTGGCCGTGGACAGGATACGGCTCAAACGATACATTATACCCCAAGAGCCAAGAAAGTCATTGAGCTTTCCATGGATGAGGCAAGAAAATTAGGTCACTCATATGTCGGGACAGAGCATGTACTTCTAGGTCTTATCCGAGAAGGGGAAGGTGTAGCTGCCCGCGTATTGAATAATCTGGGAGTAAGTTTAAATAAAGCGCGGCAACAAGTATTGCAGCTTCTGGGAAGTAATGAATCTGGTGGTCATCAAGGTTCAGCCGCTTCAAATGCAAGCACGCCGACACTGGATGGCCTTGCCCGTGATTTAACGGCGATTGCCAGGGAAGGAAGTTTGGATCCCGTTATCGGAAGAAGTAAGGAAATACAGCGTGTCATCGAGGTATTGAGCCGTCGTACAAAAAATAACCCAGTATTAATCGGTGAACCTGGTGTTGGTAAAACAGCCATTGCTGAAGGGCTTGCCCAACAGATCATCAATAATGAGGTACCTGAAATTTTACGTGATAAACGTGTAATGACACTTGATATGGGTACTGTTGTGGCCGGTACTAAATACCGGGGTGAATTTGAGGACCGGTTGAAGAAAGTTATGGATGAAATACGTCAGGCGGGTAATATCATCCTATTCATCGATGAATTGCATACATTGATCGGTGCAGGTGGTGCAGAAGGTGCCATTGATGCCTCCAATATCCTTAAACCATCACTGGCGCGAGGCGAATTACAATGTATCGGTGCCACGACTTTGGATGAGTACCGGAAGTATATTGAAAAGGATGCTGCGCTTGAACGCCGATTCCAGCCAATCCAAGTCGATGAGCCGACTATTGAGGAATCCATCCAAATTCTCAAGGGGCTGCGTGACCGTTATGAGGCACATCACCGCGTATCGATTACTGACGAAGCGATTGATGCCGCAGTCAAATTATCCGACCGTTATATTTCCGATCGCTTTTTACCGGATAAAGCGATTGACTTGATTGATGAAGCTGGTTCCAAGGTAAGGCTGCGTTCATACACAACGCCACCTAACTTAAAAGAACTTGAAGTGAAGCTGGATGATGTTCGTAAGGAAAAAGATGCTTCCGTTCAGAGTCAGGAATTTGAAAAAGCTGCTTCACTTCGCGATACAGAACAACGCTTAAGAGAACAATTGGAAGAAACGAAAAAAACTTGGAAAGAAAAACAAGGGCAGGAGAACAGTGAAGTGACTGTGGATGACATTGCACACGTCGTATCCAGTTGGACGGGAGTTCCAGTCACTAAATTGGCGCAAACAGAGTCAGACAAACTGCTTAATATGGAGTCAATCCTCCATGATCGTGTAATTGGGCAGGAAGAGGCTGTCATTGCGGTTTCTAAAGCAGTAAGACGTGCAAGGGCAGGATTGAAGGATCCTAAACGTCCAATTGGTTCATTCATTTTCTTGGGGCCTACAGGGGTCGGTAAAACAGAGCTGGCCCGTGCTTTAGCTGAATCCATTTTTGGTGATGAAGATGCCATGATCCGCATCGATATGTCCGAATATATGGAGAAACATTCGACTTCACGTCTTGTTGGATCCCCTCCAGGATATGTTGGATACGAAGAAGGCGGTCAGTTAACGGAAAAAGTGCGGAGGAAACCATACTCCGTCGTTCTGCTTGATGAAATAGAAAAGGCGCATCCGGATGTTTTCAATATTCTTCTTCAAGTATTGGAAGACGGAAGACTGACAGATTCCAAGGGGCGTACTGTCGATTTCAGGAACACCATTCTGATTATGACATCGAATGTAGGGGCGTCTGCCTTGAAAACTGATAAGTATGTCGGCTTTAACATCCAGGATACTGGTCAAGACTATAAAAATATGAAAGGGAAAGTGATGGAAGAACTCAAACGTGCATTCCGTCCGGAATTCCTGAATCGTATTGATGAAACTATCGTGTTCCACTCATTAGAGAAGGATCATTTGAAACAAATCGTTACATTAATGTCAAATCAGCTTACTACCCGTTTGAAAGAACAGGAGATATACTTGGAGCTGACAGATGCGGCTAGAGATAAAATTGCTACGGAAGGTTTTGATCCGGAATATGGGGCACGGCCAATCCGCAGGGCACTTCAGAAGCATGTAGAAGATTATCTATCCGAAGAGTTGCTTAAGGGCAACGTGAAAAAAGGGCAAACGGTCGTAATGGATGTCGTGAATAATGAGTTTGCAATCCGACAAGGCGAGCCTGTTAATGTAAGTGAATAA
- the disA gene encoding DNA integrity scanning diadenylate cyclase DisA, with protein MTDKKGYEKTKLEILQIVAPGTPLREGIENVLRANTGGLIVVGYNEKVRVIVDGGFEINCSCTPSTLYELAKMDGAIILNETADKIIFANAQLVPDNSTPSTETGMRHRTAERVARETKSLVIAISQRRNVITLYQGNFRYALKDIGVILAKANLAIQTLEKYKVVLQQSISVLGALEFEEIVTYADLLQVFHRYVMVLRIKAELLTYLNELGTEGRLIRLQMNEILADIETEGKWLIKDYTSSNDEDPEEIIFRLQELAMQEKLDESILLKVLGYNGYIHLDESVHPRGYRILHKIPRLPGLIIENLVKQFGSFSEVNKATVENLDDVEGIGEVRANKIKEGLRILKNQLVTNRRM; from the coding sequence ATGACAGATAAAAAAGGGTATGAGAAAACAAAACTGGAAATTCTTCAAATTGTTGCTCCGGGTACCCCGCTTCGGGAGGGGATTGAAAATGTCCTGAGGGCAAACACGGGTGGTTTGATAGTGGTCGGATATAATGAGAAGGTGCGAGTGATCGTGGATGGCGGCTTCGAAATCAACTGCAGCTGTACCCCCAGCACATTATATGAGTTGGCAAAAATGGACGGAGCCATCATTTTAAATGAAACAGCCGATAAGATCATTTTCGCAAATGCCCAGCTAGTACCGGATAACAGTACACCGTCCACTGAAACGGGAATGCGGCATAGGACAGCGGAACGTGTGGCAAGGGAGACCAAGTCGCTGGTCATCGCAATCTCACAACGTCGGAATGTCATCACTTTATATCAAGGCAATTTTCGATACGCCCTTAAAGATATTGGAGTCATACTTGCCAAGGCTAATTTAGCCATCCAGACCTTAGAAAAATACAAGGTGGTCCTGCAGCAGAGCATATCGGTTTTAGGAGCGCTCGAGTTTGAGGAAATCGTTACCTATGCCGACCTTTTGCAAGTATTTCACCGATATGTAATGGTGCTCAGGATCAAGGCGGAGCTATTAACGTACCTTAATGAGCTTGGTACGGAAGGAAGATTGATCCGTTTGCAAATGAATGAAATCCTGGCAGATATTGAAACGGAAGGAAAATGGCTTATCAAGGATTATACCTCCAGTAATGATGAAGATCCCGAGGAAATCATTTTTAGGCTTCAAGAGTTGGCCATGCAGGAAAAACTGGACGAAAGCATTCTTCTAAAGGTGCTGGGCTATAATGGATACATACACCTTGATGAGTCAGTACATCCCCGTGGTTACCGTATTCTTCATAAAATCCCACGCTTGCCGGGTTTGATCATCGAAAATTTAGTGAAACAATTCGGAAGCTTTAGTGAAGTCAATAAAGCTACGGTTGAAAACCTTGACGATGTGGAGGGCATAGGCGAAGTCCGGGCAAATAAAATCAAAGAAGGACTCCGGATTTTAAAAAATCAGCTTGTCACAAATAGAAGGATGTAG